The sequence TTTTGAGAAAAAAGAGACGGGTACCCGTTTCAGAGTTGAATCACGCTTGGCTGTTTCTGCTAAGCAGTTTCAGGATTGGGAAAGTGATTCAGGCAAATCTGCCGAGTTTGCTTTCCGTGAAATGTACGTTACGGCTGAAGGTGTAGGCTTGGGTGAAAGTAAGCTGTGGGCGGGTAAGCGTTTTTATGATCGCCAGGATGTGCATATCAATGACTTTTATTTCTGGGATAACTCCGGCCCCGGTGCCGGGATTGAAAATGTGGACGTGGGTTTTGCTAAATTTGCCTACGCATGGCGTCAGAATACAGTTACCACATCGGATACCAGCATTGAAAACCTGGATCGCAAAATCGGCGTATCCGGTCATGATTTCCGTTTTTCCGGTATTAAAGTCAACCCTAATGGCGAGCTGACTATCGGCCTTGATTTACGCTTTGCCAAGAAAGCCGACAAAGATCAGGGTAAGGCCACCGACGGTGTGGGACTTAATCTGATGCACACTCAAAATGCTGTTTTTGGTGGCTTTAATAAGATTGCTCTGCAATACGCCAAGGGCAATATCTCCAGCTTTGCTGGGGGGTATCCGAACGTAAATGCTGATTCGGGCGACAAAGCCTACCGCGTGGTTGAGCAGCTAATGTGGCAACCGGAAAACAGCCGCTACTCCGGCATGATGGCGGCCATCTGGCAAAAAACAGATCCGGCAGCAGAGGGTGCAGGTCAGACCTGGATGTCGTTTGGTGTGCGCCCGACCTATATGTTTACCGATAATCTTGGTGCGGCGATTGAAGTGGGCTACGACCGCGTTAAGCCTGAAGAGGGCGATGCGCGCAATCTCTTAAAAACTACTGCGGCATTTCTGGTGCAGCCGGAAAAAGGCTTCTGGAGCCGCCCGCAACTGCGCTTTTTTGCAACCTATGCCAAGTGGAACCGAGCTGCACAGGAAGCCGCTGGCTTGGCGGTTAATAACCCGCTATCGGCTAATGGCCCGTTCGGTACCGATAGAAGTGGTTTTACCTTTGGCGCTCAGGCCGAAGTGTGGTGGTAAGTTGTACTGGCTAAGTCTTAAATAAGATTTAAGTGCTAAGTCAGCCTGGTTAGTGTTTTTCAGGCTGGCTTAGCGTGTTGAACCCCTCTTTTAAATGGATTGAGTCATGTCCAAGATCGATCATGAATGGTGGCGTGGAGCTGTCATCTATCAGGTTTATCCACGCAGCTTTGCAGATGCCAATGCCGATGGCGTAGGCGATTTACAAGGTTTGCTTGGCAAATTGCCCTATATCGCGGCTCTGGGGGTGGATGCGGTCTGGATTAGTCCGTTTTTTAAATCACCCATGAAAGATTTTGGCTACGACGTGACTGATTATTGTCAGGTTGATCCGCTGTTTGGCTCGCTGGCTGATTTTGATGCGGTGCTGGCTAAAGCGCATCAATTGGGCTTAAAAGTGATGATCGATCAGGTGCTCTCGCACACTTCGGATCAAAATGCCTGGTTTGTAGATAGCCGCCTGAGCCGCACAGGCGACAAGGCCGACTGGTATGTGTGGGCTGATGCCAAGGCCGATGGCTCTGCACCTAATAATTGGCTATCTGTGTTTGGTGGTCCGGCCTGGACCTGGGACACCCGCCGTTGCCAGTATTATCTGCATAATTTTTTAAGCAGTCAGCCTGATTTAAATTTCCATTGTCCTGCCGTGCAGGATGCTATTTTAGGCACGATTCGTTTCTGGCTTGAGCGTGGTGTAGATGGCTTTCGCTTTGATGCGTGTAATTTCCATTTTCATGATCGTCAATTGCGCAATAATCCGCCCGCACAAAATAAAGATACCAAGACAGTGAGTCCGGATAATCCTTATGGCTTTCAGGCACATGTTTACGATAAATCCCAGCCAGAAAACATTGCTTTTCTAAAGCGTGTGCGTTTGCTGCTGGATGAATTTGGCGCAATGAGTGTCGGTGAAGTCGGGGATGACGATAGCCTGAAAGTAATGGCTGAATACACCGCCGGTGGTGACAAGCTTAATATGGCGTATAGCTTTAATTTGCTGACGAAAGACTTTACCGCCGCTTATATCCGTAAGCAAATTGAAGATCTGGAAAAACGCATTGGGAACGGCTGGGGTTGCTGGTCAATCGGCAATCATGACGTGATGCGCGTACTGAGTCGTTGGGGCAATAATACTCAGAATCCGCGTTTTTCACGCAGTATGCTGGCCATGCTGCTGTGTTTCAGAGGCTCTGCCTGCCTGTGGCAGGGGGATGAGCTGGGCTTGCCGGAGGCCGATATTCCGTTTGAGCTATTGCAAGATCCTTATGGCATTGCTATGTGGCCGGAATTCAAAGGCCGCGATGGTTGCCGCACACCAATGCCCTGGCAGCATGATGCTGCTGCTGCCGGTTTTAGTACCGGCGCACCTTGGTTGCCGGTGCCTGAACTGCATCAGCAGCTGGCTGTTAGCACTCAAGAGAGCGACTCTGAATCCACTTTAAATTTTTATCGTCATTTTATTAACTGGCGCAAAGCACAGGCCGTGCTCTGGCAGGGTGATATCCAGTTTATGGATGCACCCGAGCCGCTGCTGGCTTTTAGCCGCAGCTTAAATGGTGAGCGCTGGCTGTGTGTGTTTAATTTATCTGAAAGCAGTCAATCATTGCCGTGTAAAGATACGCTGACATTGCTGGCTGACGCCGGGCTGAGTGGCGCAAGCATTCAGCCAGGCGTGATTGAGTTTGATCATTGGGGCGCACTGATTGCCCGTGTAGAGGCGTAAGTCATGGCTACTGTTTCATTAAAAGGTGTTAAAAAAGCATTTTCTTCGGTGTACACCCTGCATGGCATCGATTTAGAAATCAAAGATGGGGAGTTTGTTGTGTTTGTCGGCCCGTCAGGCTGCGGTAAATCGACCTTGCTGCGTACCATCGCGGGCTTGGAAGATATTACCGATGGCGAGATGTGCATTGATGGCTTACGTGTGAATGAATTGCCACCGGTTAAACGTGGTATTTCCATGGTGTTTCAAAGCTATGCGCTTTATCCGCATATGGATGTATTTGAAAACCTCGCTTTCGGCCTGAAGCTGGCTGGTATGAAAACAGTCGAGTACACGCCGCTGGTAGAGCGGGTTGCCAAGGTCTTGCAAATCGAGCCTTTATTGCATCGCAAGCCACGTGATATGTCGGGTGGGCAGCGGCAGCGGGTAGCGATTGGCCGCGCTATTGTGCAAAAGCCTAAAGTATTTTTGTTTGATGAGCCGCTATCCAATCTGGATGCCTCGCTGCGGGTACAGATGCGTATTGAAATCGCCCGTCTGCATCGTGAACTGGGTAGTACCATGATTTATGTTACTCATGATCAGACTGAAGCGATGACGCTGGCTGATCGGATTGTGGTGCTGCGTGCCGGGCAAGTAGAGCAGGTCGGCACGCCGACCGAACTGTATTACCAGCCGGATAATCTGTTTGTTGCAGGCTTTATTGGCTCGCCAAAAATGAATACCTTAAATGCAAAAATTGCTGCT comes from Iodobacter ciconiae and encodes:
- a CDS encoding ABC transporter ATP-binding protein translates to MATVSLKGVKKAFSSVYTLHGIDLEIKDGEFVVFVGPSGCGKSTLLRTIAGLEDITDGEMCIDGLRVNELPPVKRGISMVFQSYALYPHMDVFENLAFGLKLAGMKTVEYTPLVERVAKVLQIEPLLHRKPRDMSGGQRQRVAIGRAIVQKPKVFLFDEPLSNLDASLRVQMRIEIARLHRELGSTMIYVTHDQTEAMTLADRIVVLRAGQVEQVGTPTELYYQPDNLFVAGFIGSPKMNTLNAKIAAIQEGRVTVVLADGCQVVVTVDAAGAGIGDEVILGVRPEHLKISAAAGSNELAGVTLTLEQLGEASMLYLDVPGMRDTFVARMPALFSSKPGERSVLHFKPEHGFLFKADGSAMRRLHPLAE
- a CDS encoding alpha-glucosidase family protein, coding for MSKIDHEWWRGAVIYQVYPRSFADANADGVGDLQGLLGKLPYIAALGVDAVWISPFFKSPMKDFGYDVTDYCQVDPLFGSLADFDAVLAKAHQLGLKVMIDQVLSHTSDQNAWFVDSRLSRTGDKADWYVWADAKADGSAPNNWLSVFGGPAWTWDTRRCQYYLHNFLSSQPDLNFHCPAVQDAILGTIRFWLERGVDGFRFDACNFHFHDRQLRNNPPAQNKDTKTVSPDNPYGFQAHVYDKSQPENIAFLKRVRLLLDEFGAMSVGEVGDDDSLKVMAEYTAGGDKLNMAYSFNLLTKDFTAAYIRKQIEDLEKRIGNGWGCWSIGNHDVMRVLSRWGNNTQNPRFSRSMLAMLLCFRGSACLWQGDELGLPEADIPFELLQDPYGIAMWPEFKGRDGCRTPMPWQHDAAAAGFSTGAPWLPVPELHQQLAVSTQESDSESTLNFYRHFINWRKAQAVLWQGDIQFMDAPEPLLAFSRSLNGERWLCVFNLSESSQSLPCKDTLTLLADAGLSGASIQPGVIEFDHWGALIARVEA
- a CDS encoding maltoporin, whose protein sequence is MKFKSVNQIFVPAKLALAVCGLGLAASAVAMPVDFHGYARSGIGSNASGGGSQSCFQLDGAGSKYRLGNECETYAEFAVGGNVFEKKETGTRFRVESRLAVSAKQFQDWESDSGKSAEFAFREMYVTAEGVGLGESKLWAGKRFYDRQDVHINDFYFWDNSGPGAGIENVDVGFAKFAYAWRQNTVTTSDTSIENLDRKIGVSGHDFRFSGIKVNPNGELTIGLDLRFAKKADKDQGKATDGVGLNLMHTQNAVFGGFNKIALQYAKGNISSFAGGYPNVNADSGDKAYRVVEQLMWQPENSRYSGMMAAIWQKTDPAAEGAGQTWMSFGVRPTYMFTDNLGAAIEVGYDRVKPEEGDARNLLKTTAAFLVQPEKGFWSRPQLRFFATYAKWNRAAQEAAGLAVNNPLSANGPFGTDRSGFTFGAQAEVWW